Proteins from a genomic interval of Paenibacillus sp. FSL R5-0623:
- a CDS encoding sigma 54-interacting transcriptional regulator, translating to MSLLRTDMDTLDTVLPTPCIPSSISLVDAISLFDTSSYLFIQDEGPVLGYISVSDVMHAMMHAHRLIEAYFETTLETAGSALTLINEDAKVAYWTTGAEHVFSISKKDIIGQPAADFFPPDRLQSLKTLYTGETVYRKQHQPRPDLFALINARPVQLDGRIVGAVAAEVDITTEIRLHQELLHMTSKVQHLEKAVARLRPESDPFARIKGSSLVIKQCMETIRKISTTSATVLILGESGTGKELFAKAIHDLRELQTAPFIAINCGAIPASLFESELFGYEKGAFSGADPKGKKGKIELAEGGTLFLDEIGEMPLELQVKLLRVLQEKSYFPVGGTRMKQADCRIIAATNQNLLSMITRNQFREDLYYRLNVINLVIPPLRMRKEDIYELTQTFLQEFSLLYNRHIELVPPEVFKLLFQYDWPGNVRELRNVIERLTILTTDGEVKQEYLPDTLTSLTMHEQSEVQLTSGIHSYANNENQQRQDSAGAEPEPRSIANVDELDPSNDSELVSGVTYQQKLDTYEAQLLIQYLRAAGGNKRTLAKQLGISRATLYNRMKRLGL from the coding sequence ATGTCTTTATTGCGCACGGATATGGATACTCTGGATACAGTCCTCCCCACCCCCTGTATCCCTTCATCGATATCGCTGGTAGATGCCATCTCCTTATTCGACACATCTTCTTATCTGTTCATTCAGGATGAAGGACCCGTACTGGGATATATCTCCGTATCCGATGTTATGCATGCCATGATGCATGCGCATCGACTAATAGAAGCTTATTTTGAGACCACACTGGAGACAGCGGGTTCAGCTCTGACATTAATTAATGAAGATGCCAAGGTGGCCTACTGGACAACTGGCGCGGAGCATGTTTTTTCGATCAGCAAAAAAGACATCATCGGACAACCCGCGGCGGACTTTTTCCCTCCAGATCGGCTACAGTCTCTCAAAACGTTGTATACCGGTGAAACGGTCTATCGCAAACAGCATCAGCCACGGCCCGACCTCTTCGCGCTGATTAATGCTCGTCCAGTCCAACTGGATGGACGTATTGTGGGTGCAGTTGCTGCCGAAGTGGATATAACAACCGAAATCCGATTACATCAGGAACTATTACATATGACCTCCAAAGTCCAGCACTTGGAGAAAGCCGTTGCTCGGCTACGTCCCGAATCAGATCCATTTGCCAGAATCAAGGGCAGTAGCTTGGTTATTAAGCAGTGCATGGAGACCATTCGCAAGATCAGTACCACCTCAGCAACCGTACTTATACTCGGGGAGAGCGGCACAGGCAAGGAGTTATTCGCCAAAGCTATTCATGATCTTCGTGAATTGCAGACTGCACCGTTTATCGCGATTAACTGCGGGGCAATCCCCGCTTCCTTGTTTGAAAGTGAGCTATTCGGCTATGAAAAAGGCGCATTTTCCGGAGCGGATCCCAAAGGCAAAAAGGGTAAGATTGAGCTTGCCGAAGGGGGGACTCTTTTTCTGGATGAGATCGGTGAGATGCCATTGGAATTGCAAGTGAAGCTGCTTCGGGTGTTACAGGAGAAGAGTTACTTTCCTGTGGGGGGAACGCGTATGAAACAGGCCGACTGCCGGATTATCGCTGCAACCAACCAGAACCTGCTTAGCATGATTACCCGCAACCAATTCCGGGAAGATCTCTACTACCGGCTGAATGTCATTAACCTTGTCATCCCTCCTCTGCGCATGCGCAAGGAAGATATATATGAATTAACCCAGACGTTCCTGCAAGAGTTCTCATTGCTGTATAACCGTCACATTGAGTTGGTTCCACCTGAAGTGTTCAAGTTACTGTTCCAATATGATTGGCCAGGCAATGTACGTGAATTACGAAATGTGATCGAACGCCTGACCATTCTGACGACAGATGGTGAGGTGAAGCAGGAATACCTGCCTGATACCCTCACTTCCCTCACCATGCATGAACAGTCCGAAGTTCAACTGACATCCGGAATTCATTCATATGCCAACAACGAAAATCAGCAACGTCAGGATTCGGCGGGAGCAGAACCAGAACCTCGATCCATTGCAAATGTGGACGAATTAGATCCCTCGAATGATTCCGAACTTGTCTCGGGTGTTACCTACCAGCAAAAATTGGACACCTATGAGGCGCAACTTCTAATTCAATATCTGAGAGCAGCAGGTGGCAACAAACGAACACTCGCCAAGCAACTTGGCATCTCCAGGGCAACACTCTATAACCGCATGAAGAGGCTTGGTCTATGA
- a CDS encoding SDR family oxidoreductase codes for MITIIGATGMIGNVLLRRLMERGIPVRAVCRKPDKLRQQMADLALSGIEICAADANDSESMRRALAGISQLFLALSNNPKQVELETSIIQMAAQEGVEHVVKISSPAYDERSPVSVAGWHEQIEQALVKSGMTYTLLRPYAFMQNLLRLAPTITTQDVFFGCIGDSPCNFIDCRDIADIATEVLTRDKPVNRIYTLTGSGAFTYAQIADKMSTLFNRPIGFLNLKPEELRTDLIEHGQMPPWLADHVVEIQTMSTVVPEKPTDTVQRLLGRAPRSLDAFLREHRDAFKPRL; via the coding sequence ATGATTACTATTATTGGAGCAACAGGCATGATTGGAAATGTACTTTTGAGACGTTTGATGGAAAGAGGTATTCCCGTTCGGGCAGTATGTAGAAAGCCGGATAAGCTTCGTCAACAAATGGCGGACTTGGCGTTGTCCGGGATTGAAATCTGTGCTGCCGATGCAAATGATTCCGAATCGATGCGCAGAGCTTTGGCGGGTATCAGTCAACTATTTCTAGCGTTATCCAACAACCCTAAACAAGTGGAACTAGAGACATCCATTATTCAGATGGCTGCACAAGAGGGAGTGGAGCATGTCGTCAAAATATCCAGCCCAGCATATGACGAACGTTCACCAGTATCTGTAGCAGGCTGGCATGAACAAATTGAGCAAGCTCTAGTGAAATCCGGGATGACATATACATTGCTGCGCCCCTATGCTTTTATGCAAAATCTGCTCCGACTCGCACCAACCATTACAACCCAAGATGTATTCTTCGGCTGCATTGGAGATTCCCCGTGCAACTTCATCGATTGCCGAGACATCGCAGATATTGCCACAGAAGTGCTGACTAGAGACAAACCAGTGAACCGCATCTATACGCTGACGGGTTCCGGAGCATTCACTTATGCACAGATTGCAGATAAAATGTCCACCCTGTTCAATCGACCGATCGGATTCCTCAACCTCAAACCCGAGGAGCTTCGAACGGATCTGATCGAACATGGACAGATGCCTCCTTGGCTTGCAGACCACGTTGTGGAAATTCAGACGATGTCTACCGTTGTGCCAGAAAAGCCGACGGATACCGTTCAACGCTTGCTTGGCAGAGCGCCGCGCTCACTTGATGCATTCCTGAGAGAGCATCGAGATGCATTTAAACCGAGGCTGTAA